One window from the genome of Populus alba chromosome 15, ASM523922v2, whole genome shotgun sequence encodes:
- the LOC118037322 gene encoding uncharacterized protein isoform X3 — protein sequence MDDSGAILCQITSLKDMLDQVNEEIEANIQITREIESEIVKCTEFEADLAARESDLTKTLYFSQFEINGLLSVACNSFYYYFSFVLLQFYFIFVYDFKKCADESKKSVKFLEEEICGLRKRKMEMLESMDDKREQFVMQCLEFQRDIDKGENEVVNLLSEKEFLENEIHLLDEKNNALKNLMLAFTDEIVQDLLDCNSEFL from the exons ATGGACGATTCAGGAGCGATTCTCTGTCAAATCACTTCTCTAAAAGACATGCTCGATCAA GTAAATGAGGAAATCGAAGCTAACATTCAGATAACTCGAGAGATCGAGTCAGAGATAGTCAAATGCACCGAGTTCGAGGCCGATTTGGCTGCCAGAGAATCGGACCTCACCAAGACGCTTTATTTCTCGCAATTTGAAATCAATGGATTACTCTCTGTTGCCtgtaattcattttattattatttttcatttgttttgcttcaattttattttatctttgtttatgattttaaaaaatgcgCAGATGAGTCGAAGAAGTCTGTTAAATTCTTAGAGGAGGAGATTTGTGGTCTAAGAAAAAGGAAGATGGAGATGCTTGAAAGCATGGACGACAAGCG AGAACAGTTTGTCATGCAATGCCTAGAATTTCAAAGGGACATCGACAAAGGTGAAAATGAAGTGGTGAATTTGTTGTCAGAAAAGGAGTTTCTTGAAAATGAAATCCATCTCTTGGATGAGAAAAATAATGCTTTAAAGAATTTGATGTTGGCTTTCACGGATGAAATTGTTCAAGATCTTCTTGATTGCAACTCTG
- the LOC118037322 gene encoding uncharacterized protein isoform X4: MDDSGAILCQITSLKDMLDQVNEEIEANIQITREIESEIVKCTEFEADLAARESDLTKTLYFSQFEINGLLSVACNSFYYYFSFVLLQFYFIFVYDFKKCADESKKSVKFLEEEICGLRKRKMEMLESMDDKREQFVMQCLEFQRDIDKGENEVVNLLSEKEFLENEIHLLDEKNNALKNLMLAFTDEIVQDLLDCNSGL, from the exons ATGGACGATTCAGGAGCGATTCTCTGTCAAATCACTTCTCTAAAAGACATGCTCGATCAA GTAAATGAGGAAATCGAAGCTAACATTCAGATAACTCGAGAGATCGAGTCAGAGATAGTCAAATGCACCGAGTTCGAGGCCGATTTGGCTGCCAGAGAATCGGACCTCACCAAGACGCTTTATTTCTCGCAATTTGAAATCAATGGATTACTCTCTGTTGCCtgtaattcattttattattatttttcatttgttttgcttcaattttattttatctttgtttatgattttaaaaaatgcgCAGATGAGTCGAAGAAGTCTGTTAAATTCTTAGAGGAGGAGATTTGTGGTCTAAGAAAAAGGAAGATGGAGATGCTTGAAAGCATGGACGACAAGCG AGAACAGTTTGTCATGCAATGCCTAGAATTTCAAAGGGACATCGACAAAGGTGAAAATGAAGTGGTGAATTTGTTGTCAGAAAAGGAGTTTCTTGAAAATGAAATCCATCTCTTGGATGAGAAAAATAATGCTTTAAAGAATTTGATGTTGGCTTTCACGGATGAAATTGTTCAAGATCTTCTTGATTGCAACTCTG GCCTTTAG